Proteins encoded by one window of Candidatus Nanoarchaeia archaeon:
- a CDS encoding AbrB/MazE/SpoVT family DNA-binding domain-containing protein — MAEAPEQFLRTVRRSGTSLAVHIPPEVASLMEIREGDMVRVVLEPIKKRRKG, encoded by the coding sequence ATGGCTGAGGCACCCGAGCAATTCCTGAGGACTGTACGGAGATCCGGCACCTCGCTTGCAGTCCATATACCTCCGGAAGTGGCCAGCCTGATGGAGATCAGGGAAGGCGATATGGTGAGGGTTGTCCTGGAGCCTATCAAGAAGAGGAGAAAAGGATGA